In Burkholderia sp. NRF60-BP8, a single window of DNA contains:
- the ugpE gene encoding sn-glycerol-3-phosphate ABC transporter permease UgpE — MIENRKGFDLFCHAVLIAGVVLIVFPVYVAFCAATMNAQEVFTVPLSLVPSTHLFENVAYIWGHGSGGTTAPFGRLLVNSFAMALGIAVGKIAVSILSAYAIVYFRFPFRNTAFWLIFVTLMLPVEVRIFPTVQVVSTLHLTNTYAGLAMPLIASATATFLFRQFFMTLPDELMDAARIDGAGPLRFFWDVVLPLSKTSIAALFVITFIYGWNQYLWPILITTEASLSTAVVGIKTMIASGDAATEWQYVMAATLLAMIPPLVVVLAMQRWFVRGLVDSEK, encoded by the coding sequence ATGATCGAGAATCGCAAGGGCTTCGACCTGTTCTGCCACGCGGTGCTGATCGCCGGCGTCGTCCTGATCGTGTTTCCCGTCTACGTCGCGTTCTGCGCGGCGACGATGAACGCGCAGGAAGTGTTCACGGTGCCGCTGTCGCTCGTGCCGAGCACGCACCTGTTCGAGAACGTCGCGTACATCTGGGGGCACGGCAGCGGCGGCACGACGGCGCCGTTCGGCCGCCTGCTCGTGAACAGCTTCGCGATGGCGCTCGGGATCGCGGTCGGCAAGATCGCGGTGTCGATCCTGTCCGCGTACGCGATCGTCTATTTCCGCTTCCCGTTTCGCAACACGGCGTTCTGGCTGATCTTCGTCACGCTGATGCTGCCGGTGGAAGTGCGGATCTTCCCGACCGTGCAGGTCGTGTCGACGCTGCATCTGACGAACACCTATGCGGGGCTCGCGATGCCGCTGATCGCATCGGCGACCGCGACGTTCCTGTTCCGTCAGTTCTTCATGACGCTGCCCGACGAGCTGATGGATGCGGCGCGCATCGACGGCGCGGGGCCGCTGCGCTTCTTCTGGGACGTCGTGCTGCCGCTGTCGAAGACGAGCATCGCCGCGCTGTTCGTGATCACGTTCATCTACGGCTGGAACCAGTATCTGTGGCCGATCCTGATCACGACGGAAGCGTCGCTGTCGACGGCGGTGGTCGGCATCAAGACGATGATCGCGAGCGGCGACGCCGCGACCGAATGGCAATACGTGATGGCGGCGACGCTGCTGGCGATGATCCCGCCGCTCGTCGTCGTGCTGGCGATGCAGCGCTGGTTCGTGCGCGGCCTCGTCGATTCCGAGAAATGA
- the ugpA gene encoding sn-glycerol-3-phosphate ABC transporter permease UgpA, whose product MQSRSRFGTSPVPYLLIAPQLAITAAFFLWPAGVALWQSTQTQDAFGTSSEFVGFANFAHLFADPLYLDSFRTTLVFSSLVTVSGLVVSLLLAACADRVIRGARAYRTLLIWPYAVAPTIAAVLWAFLFNPSIGLITYALAKGGIVWNHALNGGQAMFLVVLASVWKQVSYNFLFFYAGLQAIPRSLIEAAAIDGAGPVRRFFNIVLPLLSPTSFFLLVVNLVYAFFDTFPVIDAATGGGPAQSTRTLIYKIFAEGFQGLDIGSSGAQSVVLMIIVVGLTVIQFRFVERRVQYA is encoded by the coding sequence ATGCAATCCCGTTCCCGTTTCGGTACGAGCCCGGTGCCGTACCTGCTGATCGCGCCGCAGCTCGCGATCACCGCCGCGTTCTTCCTGTGGCCGGCCGGCGTCGCGCTGTGGCAGTCGACGCAGACGCAGGACGCGTTCGGCACGTCGAGCGAGTTCGTCGGCTTCGCGAACTTCGCGCACCTGTTCGCCGATCCGCTGTATCTCGATTCGTTTCGCACGACACTCGTGTTCAGCTCGCTCGTCACGGTGAGCGGGCTCGTCGTGTCGCTGCTGCTCGCCGCATGCGCCGACCGCGTGATCCGCGGCGCGCGCGCGTACCGCACGCTGCTGATCTGGCCGTACGCGGTCGCGCCGACGATCGCGGCCGTGCTGTGGGCGTTCCTGTTCAACCCGAGCATCGGCCTGATCACGTACGCGCTCGCGAAGGGCGGCATCGTATGGAACCACGCGCTGAACGGCGGTCAGGCGATGTTTCTCGTCGTGCTGGCGTCGGTATGGAAGCAGGTGAGCTACAACTTCCTGTTCTTCTACGCGGGGCTGCAGGCGATTCCGCGCTCGCTGATCGAGGCGGCGGCGATCGACGGCGCGGGGCCGGTGCGGCGCTTCTTCAACATCGTGCTGCCGCTGCTGTCGCCGACGAGTTTCTTCCTGCTGGTCGTGAACCTCGTCTACGCGTTCTTCGACACCTTCCCGGTGATCGACGCGGCCACCGGCGGCGGCCCGGCGCAGAGCACCAGGACGCTGATCTACAAGATCTTCGCGGAAGGCTTCCAGGGGCTCGACATCGGCAGCTCGGGTGCGCAGTCGGTCGTGCTGATGATCATCGTCGTGGGGCTCACGGTGATCCAGTTCCGCTTCGTCGAACGCAGGGTGCAATACGCATGA
- the aroB gene encoding 3-dehydroquinate synthase, which produces MITVNVDLGDRAYPIHIGAGLIGRTELFAPYINGSSVTIVTNTTVDPLYGDALRAALAPLGKRVSTVVLPDGEAYKNWETLNLIFDGLLTDHADRKTTLVALGGGVVGDMTGFAAACYMRGVPFIQVPTTLLSQVDSSVGGKTGINHPLGKNMIGAFYQPQAVIADIGALTTLPDRELAAGVAEVIKTGAIADAEFFDWIEANVGALNRREPAALAHAVKRSCEIKASVVAADEREGGLRAILNFGHTFGHAIEAGLGYGEWLHGEAVGCGMVMAGDLSVRLGLFDEASRQRLDAVIAAAHLPTRGPALGDARYMDLMRVDKKAEAGAIKFILLKRFGDTLITQAPDEAVFATLAQTTH; this is translated from the coding sequence ATGATTACTGTCAACGTCGATCTGGGCGACCGCGCCTATCCGATTCATATTGGCGCCGGCCTGATCGGCCGCACCGAGCTGTTCGCTCCGTACATCAACGGTTCGTCCGTCACGATCGTCACGAACACGACGGTCGATCCGCTCTATGGCGACGCGCTGCGCGCGGCGCTCGCGCCGCTCGGCAAGCGCGTGTCGACGGTCGTGCTGCCGGACGGGGAGGCGTACAAGAACTGGGAAACGCTGAACCTGATCTTCGACGGCCTGCTCACCGATCACGCGGATCGCAAGACGACGCTCGTCGCGCTCGGCGGCGGCGTGGTCGGCGACATGACGGGCTTTGCCGCCGCGTGCTACATGCGCGGCGTGCCGTTCATCCAGGTGCCGACGACGCTGCTGTCGCAGGTCGATTCGTCGGTCGGCGGCAAGACGGGCATCAATCACCCGCTCGGCAAGAACATGATCGGCGCGTTCTACCAGCCGCAGGCCGTGATCGCGGACATCGGCGCGCTGACGACGCTGCCCGATCGCGAACTGGCGGCGGGCGTCGCCGAAGTCATCAAGACGGGCGCGATCGCCGATGCCGAGTTCTTCGACTGGATCGAGGCGAACGTCGGTGCGCTGAACCGTCGCGAGCCGGCTGCACTCGCGCATGCGGTGAAGCGTTCGTGCGAGATCAAGGCGAGCGTCGTCGCGGCCGACGAGCGCGAAGGCGGCCTGCGCGCGATCCTGAATTTCGGCCACACGTTCGGCCATGCGATCGAAGCCGGGCTCGGCTACGGCGAATGGCTGCACGGCGAGGCGGTCGGCTGCGGGATGGTGATGGCGGGCGACCTGTCGGTGCGGCTCGGTCTCTTCGACGAAGCGTCGCGGCAGCGCCTCGATGCGGTGATCGCGGCCGCGCATCTGCCGACCCGCGGGCCCGCGCTCGGCGACGCGCGCTACATGGATCTGATGCGCGTCGACAAGAAGGCCGAGGCCGGCGCGATCAAGTTCATCCTGCTGAAGCGATTCGGCGATACGCTGATCACGCAGGCGCCGGACGAAGCGGTATTCGCTACACTGGCGCAGACGACCCACTAA
- a CDS encoding shikimate kinase translates to MQARDPHANVFFVGLMGAGKTTVGRAVARRLDRTFFDSDHEIEARTGARIPVIFELEGEAGFRDRETQVIADLAQRENIVLATGGGAVLRPENRVSLKSNGIVVYLRANPHDLWLRTRKDKNRPLLQTEDPKGRLEALYEVRDPLYRECADFVIETGRPSVNGLVNMVLMQLELAGVIAKPLQA, encoded by the coding sequence TTGCAAGCGCGGGACCCACATGCAAACGTATTTTTCGTCGGCCTTATGGGAGCGGGTAAGACCACCGTGGGCCGTGCGGTCGCGCGTCGTCTCGACAGGACGTTCTTCGACTCCGACCACGAAATCGAGGCCCGTACGGGCGCGCGCATTCCGGTGATCTTCGAGCTGGAGGGCGAGGCCGGGTTTCGCGATCGCGAAACGCAGGTCATCGCCGATCTCGCACAGCGCGAGAACATCGTGCTCGCGACGGGCGGCGGCGCGGTGCTGCGTCCGGAAAATCGCGTCAGCCTGAAATCCAACGGCATCGTCGTCTACCTGCGCGCCAATCCGCACGATCTGTGGCTGCGCACGCGCAAGGACAAGAACCGCCCGCTATTGCAGACGGAAGATCCGAAGGGGCGTCTCGAAGCGTTGTACGAAGTGCGCGACCCGCTGTACCGCGAATGCGCGGATTTCGTCATCGAGACCGGCCGTCCGTCGGTCAACGGTCTCGTCAACATGGTGCTGATGCAACTCGAACTGGCCGGCGTGATCGCCAAGCCGCTACAAGCATGA
- a CDS encoding type IV pilus secretin PilQ translates to MTKHGCWVFVVWAGMTTADASTSLPPLPAVWPAGSTEVSVPGLSQPLRVADGVDGAVADDAGPSPFDQAARAARQTETAAPLPTLEGPPIPLAPPARMSDPAARQPGDADDARRISLNLQGAGLAAAFDAIARFTGLNIVVGEQVRGTVTLRLNNVRWREAFDTLLDTHGLAMSRRGNVIWVTPATELAARERERFEMHARAADLEPLASRTFALHYPRAQDVQRLLAGATGQRLLSKRGAAAADPRTNLLFVTDLAPRLAQIAGLIDAIDRPSRQVRIEARIVEGEQGFSRNLGARVALRAQARPSSAEGASFTADARNALDLAARPLGGFDAATAGFTLFAAPLSRVLDIELSALEAQGRGQIVSRPRVVTADRVKAIVEQGSELPYQAKVGNGMSGVQFRRATLKLEVEPQITPDGRVVLDLDVTKDSVGEPTAAGPAIHTKHVQTRVEVENGGTVAIGGIYEQLNRNDVTRVPLLGKIPFLGALFRHRAQRDQRNELVVFITPTVVDARCGASDMGDVDAEKTGPEAAGAGSTRQPLCQ, encoded by the coding sequence ATGACGAAACACGGCTGTTGGGTGTTTGTCGTCTGGGCCGGCATGACGACGGCTGATGCAAGCACGTCGTTGCCGCCGCTGCCGGCGGTCTGGCCAGCCGGGTCGACGGAGGTATCGGTGCCGGGCCTGTCGCAGCCGTTGCGCGTGGCTGACGGCGTGGACGGCGCGGTAGCGGACGACGCCGGCCCGTCGCCGTTCGATCAGGCGGCGCGTGCGGCGCGGCAGACGGAAACCGCCGCACCGCTCCCCACGCTGGAGGGGCCGCCGATCCCGCTGGCGCCACCGGCCCGAATGAGCGACCCCGCGGCGCGGCAACCCGGCGATGCAGACGACGCGCGGCGGATCTCGCTGAATCTGCAGGGCGCCGGCCTCGCGGCTGCGTTCGACGCGATCGCGCGGTTCACGGGGCTCAATATCGTCGTCGGCGAGCAGGTGCGCGGCACGGTGACGTTACGTCTGAACAACGTCCGCTGGCGCGAAGCGTTCGACACGCTGCTCGACACGCACGGGCTCGCGATGTCCCGGCGCGGCAACGTGATCTGGGTCACGCCGGCAACCGAACTGGCTGCGCGCGAACGCGAGCGCTTCGAAATGCATGCGCGGGCCGCCGATCTGGAGCCGCTCGCGAGCCGTACGTTCGCGCTGCACTATCCGCGCGCGCAGGACGTGCAACGGCTGCTGGCCGGCGCGACCGGCCAGCGCCTGCTGTCGAAGCGCGGCGCCGCGGCGGCCGATCCGCGCACGAACCTGCTGTTCGTGACCGATCTCGCGCCGCGCCTCGCTCAGATCGCGGGCCTGATCGACGCGATCGACCGGCCGTCGCGGCAGGTCCGCATCGAGGCCCGCATCGTCGAGGGCGAGCAGGGTTTCTCGCGCAACCTTGGCGCGCGCGTCGCGCTGCGTGCGCAGGCGCGGCCGTCGTCGGCCGAGGGTGCGTCGTTCACGGCGGACGCGCGCAACGCGCTGGATCTCGCCGCGCGGCCGCTCGGCGGTTTCGACGCGGCGACCGCCGGCTTCACGCTGTTCGCCGCGCCGCTCAGCCGCGTACTCGACATCGAACTGAGTGCGCTAGAGGCACAGGGTCGGGGCCAGATCGTTTCGCGTCCGCGGGTGGTGACGGCGGACCGCGTCAAGGCCATCGTCGAACAGGGCTCCGAGCTGCCGTACCAGGCGAAGGTCGGCAATGGCATGAGCGGCGTGCAGTTCCGTCGCGCGACGCTCAAGCTGGAGGTCGAGCCGCAGATCACGCCGGACGGGCGCGTGGTGCTCGATCTCGACGTGACCAAGGACAGCGTCGGCGAGCCGACCGCGGCCGGCCCCGCCATCCATACGAAGCACGTGCAGACGCGCGTCGAGGTCGAGAATGGCGGGACGGTCGCGATCGGCGGCATCTATGAACAACTGAACCGGAACGATGTGACGCGCGTGCCGCTCTTGGGCAAAATACCGTTTCTGGGCGCGCTTTTCCGGCACCGCGCGCAGCGTGACCAGCGCAACGAACTGGTCGTCTTCATCACGCCGACCGTCGTCGACGCGCGTTGCGGCGCATCCGACATGGGTGACGTGGACGCCGAGAAAACGGGGCCGGAAGCCGCCGGCGCAGGCTCGACAAGGCAGCCGCTTTGCCAGTAA
- the ugpB gene encoding sn-glycerol-3-phosphate ABC transporter substrate-binding protein UgpB — MKKKPAGTLVRSIALGGALMFGAQHVALAATEIQFWHAMEAALGERVNAIADQFNASQSDYKIVPVFKGTYDQALAAGIAAYRSGNAPAILQVYEVGTATMMQAKKAVVPVYDVFKQAGVTLDEKAFVPTIASYYSDAKTGHLVSMPFNSSTPVLYYNKDAFKKAGLDPNQPPKTWADVKADAEKLRKSGMACGFTTGWQGWIQLENYSAWHGLPFASRNNGFDGTDAVLEFNKPQQIAHIAFLQQMAKDGTFTYAGRKDEASAKFYSGDCGILTTSSGALANVQKFAKFSYGTGMLPYDADVKGAPQNAIIGGASLWVLAGKDPATYKGVAKFLAYLATPAVAAKWHQDTGYLPVTTAAYDLTRQQGFYAKNPSAETAIKQMLNKPPLPYTKGLRLGNMPQIRTIVDEEFEQVWAQKKSPKDALDSAASRGDELLRRFEKSGG; from the coding sequence ATGAAGAAGAAGCCTGCGGGGACACTGGTTCGGTCGATCGCGCTCGGCGGCGCGTTGATGTTCGGGGCGCAGCACGTCGCGCTCGCCGCGACGGAAATCCAGTTCTGGCATGCGATGGAGGCCGCGCTCGGCGAGCGGGTCAATGCGATCGCCGACCAGTTCAACGCGTCGCAAAGCGACTACAAGATCGTGCCGGTCTTCAAGGGCACCTACGACCAGGCGCTCGCGGCCGGCATCGCGGCCTATCGCAGCGGCAACGCGCCGGCGATCCTGCAGGTGTACGAAGTCGGCACGGCGACGATGATGCAGGCGAAGAAGGCGGTCGTGCCCGTCTACGACGTGTTCAAGCAGGCCGGCGTGACGCTCGACGAAAAGGCGTTCGTGCCGACCATCGCGAGCTACTACAGCGACGCGAAGACGGGCCACCTGGTCTCGATGCCGTTCAACAGCTCGACGCCGGTGCTGTACTACAACAAGGACGCGTTCAAGAAGGCGGGCCTCGATCCGAACCAGCCGCCGAAGACGTGGGCCGACGTGAAGGCGGATGCCGAGAAGCTGCGCAAGTCGGGGATGGCCTGCGGCTTCACGACCGGCTGGCAGGGCTGGATCCAGCTCGAAAACTACAGCGCGTGGCACGGGCTGCCGTTCGCGAGCCGCAACAACGGCTTCGACGGTACGGACGCCGTGCTCGAGTTCAACAAGCCGCAGCAAATCGCTCATATCGCGTTCCTGCAGCAGATGGCGAAGGACGGCACGTTCACGTACGCGGGCCGCAAGGATGAAGCGTCGGCGAAGTTCTACAGCGGCGACTGCGGGATCCTGACGACGTCGTCGGGGGCGCTCGCGAACGTGCAGAAATTCGCGAAGTTCAGCTACGGCACGGGGATGCTGCCGTACGACGCGGACGTGAAGGGTGCGCCGCAGAACGCGATCATCGGCGGCGCGAGCCTGTGGGTGCTGGCCGGCAAGGATCCGGCGACCTACAAGGGCGTCGCGAAATTCCTCGCGTACCTGGCAACGCCTGCCGTCGCCGCGAAGTGGCACCAGGATACGGGCTACCTGCCGGTGACGACCGCCGCGTACGACCTGACGCGCCAGCAGGGCTTCTACGCGAAGAACCCGAGCGCCGAAACCGCGATCAAGCAGATGTTGAACAAGCCGCCGCTGCCGTACACGAAGGGGCTGCGGCTGGGCAACATGCCGCAGATCCGCACGATCGTCGACGAGGAGTTCGAACAGGTCTGGGCGCAGAAGAAGTCGCCGAAGGACGCGCTCGATTCGGCCGCCTCGCGCGGCGACGAACTGCTGCGCCGCTTCGAGAAGTCGGGCGGCTGA
- a CDS encoding OmpW/AlkL family protein, producing the protein MKRKLAITGAAALAFAFAGGTAHAQSAGDFYVSTGWFHLSPQDSSDPLFVYGVGGTPINQSIPNTGAGISDADTLGLATGYFITDHISTELVMGIPPKFDITGKGQFERFGVLGRAYQWSPAVLLRYHFNDANAKFRPYVGIGATYVWFTGAKITNGSFENGVLGGPTSATTSNQWAPVFNAGFTYNFTKHWFAGLSLSYIPVSVTATFTTARRTPVGTLTETSKAHISLNPIVTYLNVGYRF; encoded by the coding sequence ATGAAACGAAAACTGGCCATTACGGGGGCCGCAGCGCTCGCATTCGCGTTCGCGGGCGGCACGGCACACGCACAATCCGCAGGTGATTTCTACGTCAGCACCGGCTGGTTCCACCTTTCGCCGCAGGACAGCAGCGACCCGCTGTTCGTCTACGGCGTAGGCGGCACGCCCATCAACCAGTCGATTCCCAACACCGGCGCCGGTATCAGCGACGCCGATACGCTTGGGCTCGCAACGGGCTACTTCATCACCGACCATATCTCCACCGAGCTCGTTATGGGGATACCGCCGAAGTTCGACATTACCGGCAAGGGTCAGTTCGAAAGATTCGGCGTACTCGGCCGCGCGTACCAGTGGAGCCCCGCCGTACTGCTCCGCTACCACTTCAACGACGCCAACGCGAAGTTCCGTCCGTATGTCGGCATCGGCGCGACGTATGTCTGGTTCACCGGCGCGAAAATCACGAACGGCAGCTTCGAGAACGGCGTGCTCGGCGGCCCCACCAGCGCGACGACGAGCAACCAGTGGGCCCCCGTCTTCAACGCTGGGTTCACGTACAACTTCACGAAACACTGGTTCGCGGGCCTGTCGCTCTCGTACATCCCCGTCAGCGTGACCGCGACCTTCACGACGGCCCGCCGGACGCCGGTCGGGACGCTGACGGAAACGTCGAAGGCCCACATCTCGCTGAACCCGATCGTCACGTACCTGAACGTCGGCTACCGTTTCTAA
- the ugpQ gene encoding glycerophosphodiester phosphodiesterase: MTIRTDWPYPRVVAHRGGGTLAPENTLAALDEGARRGHRMVEFDAKLSADDVTFLLHDDTVDRTSNGHGAAAGMRYAQLAALDAGAWRDARFAGERMPTLEAAAARCIAHGLAANVEIKPCPGRERETGRRVAADAAAYWRDAAVAPLLSSFSFDALQQARASAPALPRGMLYEIVPDDWHAQVVDALGCVSLHADHTRLDEPLVRAIKAAGLRILVYTVNDLERARELARWGVDAVCTDRIDLIAPDALDDIDAV; encoded by the coding sequence ATGACGATCCGCACCGACTGGCCCTATCCGCGCGTCGTCGCCCATCGCGGCGGCGGCACGCTCGCGCCGGAGAACACGCTTGCCGCGCTCGACGAAGGCGCGCGGCGCGGTCACCGGATGGTCGAGTTCGACGCGAAGCTGTCGGCCGACGACGTGACGTTCCTGCTGCACGACGATACCGTCGACCGGACGTCGAACGGCCACGGTGCGGCGGCGGGCATGCGTTATGCGCAGCTGGCCGCGCTCGACGCGGGCGCGTGGCGCGATGCGCGCTTCGCGGGCGAGCGGATGCCGACGCTCGAGGCCGCGGCGGCGCGCTGCATCGCGCACGGGCTGGCCGCGAACGTCGAGATCAAGCCGTGCCCGGGGCGCGAGCGCGAAACGGGGCGGCGCGTGGCGGCCGACGCGGCCGCGTACTGGCGCGATGCCGCGGTGGCGCCGCTGCTGTCGTCGTTCTCGTTCGACGCACTGCAACAGGCACGCGCGTCCGCGCCGGCGCTGCCGCGCGGGATGCTCTACGAAATCGTGCCGGACGACTGGCATGCGCAGGTCGTCGACGCGCTCGGCTGCGTGTCGTTGCATGCAGACCACACCCGCCTCGACGAACCGCTCGTGCGCGCGATCAAGGCCGCCGGGCTGCGCATCCTGGTTTACACGGTGAACGACCTCGAACGGGCGCGCGAACTCGCGCGCTGGGGCGTCGACGCGGTCTGCACCGACCGCATCGACCTGATCGCGCCCGATGCGCTGGACGACATCGACGCCGTCTGA
- a CDS encoding sn-glycerol-3-phosphate import ATP-binding protein UgpC — MAALSLKGVRKSYDGKQHVLHGIDVEIADGEFIVLVGPSGCGKSTLLRMIAGLESVTDGEIAIGDRVVNTLEPKDRDIAMVFQNYALYPHMTVAQNMGYGLKIRGIERATIDARVAAAAKILELEPLLARRPRELSGGQRQRVAMGRAIVREPSVFLFDEPLSNLDAKLRVQMRLEIQRLHARLATTSVYVTHDQIEAMTLAQRVIVMNRGYAEQIGAPVDVYEKPATVFVAGFIGSPAMNLLHGRLSEDGATFTVAGGGPALPVAGAPGIGREIAAGRDWVLGVRPEHMTPQPGVAQATLPVDSCELLGADNLAHGRWGDHDVAVRLPHADRPARGTALAAALPAHRLHFFDPETGKRAG; from the coding sequence ATGGCTGCACTGAGCTTGAAGGGCGTCAGGAAATCCTACGACGGCAAGCAGCACGTGCTGCACGGCATCGACGTGGAGATCGCCGACGGCGAATTCATCGTGCTGGTCGGCCCGTCGGGCTGCGGCAAGTCGACGTTGCTGCGGATGATCGCGGGGCTCGAGTCGGTGACGGACGGCGAGATCGCGATCGGCGACCGGGTCGTCAACACGCTGGAGCCGAAGGATCGCGACATCGCGATGGTGTTCCAGAACTACGCGCTGTATCCGCACATGACGGTCGCGCAGAACATGGGCTACGGGCTGAAGATCCGCGGCATCGAGCGCGCGACGATCGATGCGCGGGTGGCCGCGGCCGCGAAGATCCTCGAGCTCGAGCCGCTGCTCGCGCGGCGGCCGCGCGAGTTGTCGGGCGGCCAGCGGCAGCGCGTCGCGATGGGGCGCGCGATCGTGCGCGAGCCGTCGGTGTTCCTGTTCGACGAGCCGTTGTCGAACCTCGACGCGAAGCTGCGCGTGCAGATGCGGCTCGAGATCCAGCGGCTGCACGCGCGGCTCGCGACGACGAGCGTGTACGTGACGCACGACCAGATCGAGGCGATGACGCTCGCGCAGCGCGTGATCGTGATGAACCGAGGTTACGCGGAGCAGATCGGCGCGCCGGTCGACGTGTACGAAAAGCCGGCGACGGTGTTCGTCGCGGGCTTCATCGGCTCGCCGGCGATGAACCTGCTGCACGGCCGGCTGTCGGAAGACGGCGCGACCTTCACGGTCGCGGGCGGCGGCCCCGCGCTGCCGGTCGCCGGCGCGCCGGGCATCGGCCGCGAAATCGCCGCCGGGCGCGACTGGGTGCTCGGCGTGCGTCCCGAACACATGACGCCGCAGCCGGGCGTCGCGCAGGCGACGCTGCCGGTCGATTCGTGCGAGCTGCTCGGCGCGGACAATCTCGCGCACGGCCGCTGGGGCGATCACGACGTCGCGGTGCGCCTGCCGCACGCGGACCGTCCCGCGCGTGGCACCGCGCTGGCGGCGGCGTTGCCCGCGCACCGGCTGCATTTCTTCGATCCCGAAACCGGCAAGCGCGCCGGCTGA
- a CDS encoding deoxyguanosinetriphosphate triphosphohydrolase, with amino-acid sequence MSETSSRTLPEAGRASAAPVAEPPTLAALEAHLAPYAAHASQSRGRRHPETPPAARTEFQRDRDRIVHSTAFRRLEYKTQVFVNHEGDLFRTRLTHSLEVAQIARSVARNLRLNEDLVEAISLAHDLGHTPFGHAGQDALNACMREHGGFEHNLQSLAVVDELEEHYGAFNGLNLCFETREGILKHCSRENARKLGALGERFLQGRQPSLEAQLANIADEIAYNNHDVDDGLRSGLITIEQLAEVELWQRHYEAALAEFPHLEGRRLVHETVRRIINTLIVDLIDETTRNLVRVAPASLDDVRDAPPLVSHSPEVAAQAAALKRFLFKNLYRHYKVMRMASKAQRVVTGLFDAFIDDPRLLPPPYQSDDAAQQPRLVAHYIAGMTDRFALKEYQRLFVINDN; translated from the coding sequence GTGAGCGAGACATCCAGCCGCACACTGCCCGAAGCCGGCCGCGCATCCGCCGCGCCGGTGGCCGAGCCGCCGACGCTGGCGGCGCTGGAAGCCCATCTCGCTCCGTATGCCGCGCACGCGTCGCAGTCGCGCGGCCGCCGCCATCCGGAAACCCCGCCGGCGGCGCGCACCGAATTCCAGCGCGATCGCGACCGCATCGTCCATTCGACCGCGTTTCGCCGGCTCGAATACAAGACGCAGGTCTTCGTCAATCACGAAGGCGACCTGTTCCGCACACGCCTCACGCACAGCCTCGAAGTGGCGCAGATCGCGCGCTCGGTCGCACGCAACCTGCGCCTGAACGAGGATCTCGTCGAAGCGATCTCGCTCGCGCACGATCTCGGCCATACGCCGTTCGGCCATGCCGGGCAGGACGCGCTGAATGCGTGCATGCGCGAGCACGGCGGCTTCGAGCACAACCTGCAAAGCCTCGCCGTGGTCGACGAGCTCGAGGAGCACTACGGCGCGTTCAACGGATTGAACCTGTGCTTCGAGACGCGCGAAGGCATCCTGAAGCACTGCTCGCGCGAGAACGCGCGCAAGCTCGGCGCGCTCGGCGAGCGCTTCCTGCAGGGCCGCCAGCCGTCGCTCGAAGCGCAGCTCGCGAACATCGCCGATGAAATCGCGTACAACAACCACGACGTCGACGACGGCCTGCGCTCCGGCCTGATCACGATCGAGCAACTCGCGGAAGTCGAGCTGTGGCAGCGTCACTACGAAGCGGCGCTCGCCGAATTCCCGCATCTCGAAGGCCGCCGTCTCGTGCACGAGACGGTGCGCCGCATCATCAACACGCTGATCGTCGACCTGATCGACGAGACGACGCGCAATCTCGTGCGCGTCGCGCCCGCGTCGCTCGACGACGTGCGCGACGCCCCGCCGCTCGTGTCGCACAGCCCCGAGGTCGCCGCGCAGGCAGCGGCCCTCAAGCGCTTCCTCTTCAAGAACCTGTATCGCCACTACAAGGTGATGCGCATGGCGAGCAAGGCGCAGCGCGTGGTCACGGGCTTGTTCGACGCGTTCATCGACGATCCGCGCCTGCTGCCGCCGCCGTACCAGTCCGACGACGCGGCGCAGCAGCCGCGTCTCGTCGCGCACTACATCGCCGGCATGACCGACCGCTTCGCGCTGAAGGAATACCAGCGCCTGTTCGTCATCAACGACAACTGA